A genomic region of Mycobacterium senriense contains the following coding sequences:
- a CDS encoding alpha/beta fold hydrolase, whose translation MTEEAGAPRAFTYQHDGLTLAYTVVGDGPQPILFVHGATATGEFEWAGLASALGPGYRCILPDLRGHGRSEFRPTATTGTAVRSDLSYLIDRLDLGRPHVVGFSYGAEIALTLELDKPGTARSLILISPGTGRPSDYRAPRLEHLHRTWPFALRRLHEAAHGPEHWRDLVTAMHEDSVSWPELSDDTLAGIACPILLMAGERDELTRQQQGRRFAQVNPRARFVEIAGAAHSAHQKCPDTVRGVIGDFLAEVDLERAERHGAVN comes from the coding sequence ATGACTGAGGAAGCGGGCGCGCCTCGCGCCTTCACCTATCAACACGACGGGCTGACGTTGGCCTATACAGTGGTCGGCGACGGGCCTCAGCCGATCTTGTTCGTCCATGGTGCCACCGCAACGGGTGAATTCGAGTGGGCTGGCCTGGCCAGCGCCCTAGGACCCGGCTACCGCTGCATCCTGCCCGACCTGCGCGGCCACGGCCGGTCGGAATTCCGGCCGACGGCCACGACGGGGACCGCCGTCCGCTCCGACCTGAGCTATCTCATTGACCGCCTGGACCTGGGGCGCCCGCACGTCGTGGGTTTCTCGTATGGCGCGGAGATCGCCCTGACCTTAGAGCTGGACAAACCGGGAACGGCCCGATCTCTAATCCTCATCTCCCCTGGTACCGGACGTCCCAGCGACTACCGAGCTCCGCGGCTGGAGCATCTGCACCGGACGTGGCCCTTCGCGCTACGACGCCTGCATGAAGCCGCCCATGGTCCCGAGCACTGGCGCGACCTGGTCACAGCGATGCACGAGGACAGTGTGTCCTGGCCCGAATTGTCCGATGACACGTTGGCTGGCATCGCGTGCCCGATTCTTTTGATGGCAGGCGAGCGGGACGAACTCACACGTCAGCAGCAGGGTCGACGGTTCGCACAAGTCAATCCCCGGGCCCGATTTGTAGAGATCGCGGGCGCGGCGCATTCGGCCCATCAGAAGTGCCCAGATACCGTCAGGGGAGTCATCGGTGACTTCCTGGCCGAAGTCGACCTTGAGAGAGCGGAGCGTCATGGCGCGGTCAACTGA
- a CDS encoding TetR/AcrR family transcriptional regulator codes for MARSTELKAKKVHQPGDAPVPSWQRDSVDRSLRNARARAQARSDRFVSAAIELLGERDESDFTIQDVVDKSSMSQRTFYTFFDGKDSLLLAVYETILRTTAMPMIRERCEDIPDPVQRLRALMEALSEITAMPARLARGLSVLHLRLAESRPNDLTYALEPLHSFIVELLEEVADAGLLRDDVPLATQAALLQELLLATSHSAVLSGGRSTSVDDLWAFCSAAILRVATER; via the coding sequence ATGGCGCGGTCAACTGAGCTGAAGGCGAAGAAAGTTCATCAGCCGGGGGATGCGCCCGTGCCGAGTTGGCAGCGGGATAGCGTCGATCGGTCGCTACGCAACGCTCGCGCGCGTGCCCAGGCTCGCAGCGACCGTTTCGTCTCGGCAGCGATAGAGCTCCTCGGTGAGCGAGACGAAAGCGACTTCACCATCCAGGACGTCGTCGACAAGTCCAGCATGTCGCAGCGGACGTTCTACACCTTTTTCGACGGCAAGGACAGCCTGCTCTTGGCGGTGTACGAGACGATTCTGCGGACTACGGCGATGCCGATGATCCGTGAGCGGTGTGAGGACATCCCCGATCCCGTGCAGCGATTGCGGGCTTTGATGGAGGCGCTGTCCGAGATCACCGCGATGCCGGCCCGACTGGCGCGCGGGCTCAGTGTCCTGCACCTGCGCCTGGCCGAGTCGCGCCCCAATGACCTCACCTACGCTCTGGAACCGTTGCACTCCTTCATCGTTGAGTTGCTCGAAGAGGTTGCCGACGCGGGCTTGCTCCGCGACGACGTGCCGCTGGCCACCCAGGCTGCCCTGCTCCAGGAGCTCCTGCTGGCGACGTCGCACTCCGCGGTACTGTCCGGCGGGCGGTCGACCAGTGTCGATGATCTGTGGGCTTTCTGCTCGGCGGCGATCCTTCGCGTAGCAACCGAGCGCTAG